A stretch of the Papaver somniferum cultivar HN1 chromosome 6, ASM357369v1, whole genome shotgun sequence genome encodes the following:
- the LOC113289428 gene encoding probable serine/threonine-protein kinase roco9, protein MNTTKELAAVGSSPSSSAKESKPTVTANECCMCGDYGITSELYRCNLCSFRSQHRYCSNLYPKAETYELCNWCLRKDDGSIISTGHHEQQTSDKRSSQSRKTIMIKNNNPVRLKIQLRRCNSQILNNNNNNNDPVKKQKCLERLSSSSSLSSPSSSGAGRKNTNNNKTMTISNATEESESLIRRTKSEDISNSSSSSAGVVKQVFRGKARRYKLLEEVSS, encoded by the exons ATGAATACTACCAAAGAATTAGCCGCTGTCGGATCTTCACCATCGTCGTCTGCAAAAGAATCGAAACCTACTGTTACTGCGAATGAATGTTGTATGTGTGGTGATTATGGCATAACTAGTGAACTCTATCGGTGCAACCTCTGTTCCTTCAGATCTCAGCATAG ATATTGTAGTAATCTATATCCAAAAGCAGAAACGTACGAACTCTGCAACTGGTGTCTGAGAAAAGATGATGGGTCAATTATAAGCACTGGTCACCATGAGCAGCAAACATCAGATAAACGCTCATCACAATCAAGAAAGACGATAATGATCAAGAACAATAATCCAGTGAGATTGAAGATTCAGTTACGAAGATGTAATTCTCAGATACTGaataacaacaacaataataatgaTCCAGTTAAAAAGCAGAAATGTTTAGAAAGattgtcatcatcatcatcattatcatcaccatCGTCTAGTGGTGCTGGAAGAAAGAACACTAACAATAATAAGACGATGACCATCTCTAATGCTACGGAAGAATCTGAATCATTGATTAGAAGAACAAAATCTGAAGATATATCAAATTCGTCATCATCATCTGCTGGAGTAGTCAAACAAGTATTCAGAGGTAAAGCTAGAAGGTACAAACTCTTGGAAGAAGTCTCTAGCTAG